The proteins below come from a single Natrinema sp. SYSU A 869 genomic window:
- a CDS encoding PH domain-containing protein, producing MVSHERQVALEVSEPDIGFQAGFGFYLGIVVTGIVAIAGLLGDVATATLLGVLPSMVTAVAIVGHILAKRVQGLPERIGRSRWRRLACYVPAAAFAAALSLPTLAPIDVTGRFVIVTIVLAALAGVSGFGLERMAKNRYVDAITADEPAAIWTWHRIGLRNSEHVMNAMMGLVVVTGLVVAWMGSIYGVFWALYGIIMLASTYLDIDEDWSFDPNDPWNPPQIHAHEAGLVIDKSVAKTFIPWDEIEAVQVTDEALVLERRRSGLVRGWSDIRCSRSGIEDPEDVRETLEQLRNRAGTYPTASADTAD from the coding sequence GTGGTATCTCACGAACGGCAGGTGGCCCTCGAGGTGAGTGAGCCTGACATCGGCTTTCAGGCCGGCTTCGGGTTCTACCTCGGAATTGTCGTCACCGGAATCGTGGCGATCGCGGGGCTGCTCGGCGACGTGGCCACCGCGACGCTGCTCGGCGTCCTTCCGAGTATGGTGACGGCCGTTGCGATTGTCGGCCATATCCTCGCGAAGCGGGTGCAGGGACTCCCCGAGCGAATCGGCCGGAGCCGGTGGCGACGCCTCGCCTGTTACGTCCCAGCGGCGGCGTTCGCGGCGGCGCTGTCCCTCCCCACACTCGCTCCGATCGACGTAACCGGCCGCTTCGTCATCGTCACGATCGTCCTAGCCGCACTGGCCGGCGTATCAGGGTTCGGCCTCGAGCGGATGGCGAAAAACCGGTATGTCGATGCGATCACCGCCGACGAGCCGGCCGCGATCTGGACGTGGCACAGGATTGGGCTTCGGAACAGCGAACACGTTATGAACGCGATGATGGGGCTGGTAGTCGTAACCGGGCTCGTGGTCGCGTGGATGGGAAGTATATACGGTGTGTTCTGGGCGCTGTACGGGATCATCATGCTCGCCTCGACGTATCTCGACATAGACGAAGACTGGTCGTTCGACCCGAACGACCCGTGGAACCCACCGCAGATCCACGCACACGAAGCCGGCCTCGTCATCGACAAGTCGGTCGCGAAAACGTTCATCCCCTGGGACGAAATCGAAGCCGTCCAGGTGACCGACGAAGCGCTCGTCCTCGAGCGCCGCCGGTCCGGCCTCGTCCGCGGCTGGTCCGATATCCGTTGTAGCCGATCGGGAATCGAGGACCCCGAGGACGTCCGCGAGACGCTCGAGCAACTCCGAAACCGAGCCGGTACCTATCCGACGGCGTCCGCCGATACCGCGGACTGA
- the pyrG gene encoding CTP synthase (glutamine hydrolyzing) produces the protein MPTESDTHYDPSLGNKFIFVTGGVMSGLGKGITAASTGRLLKNAGFDVTAVKIDPYLNVDAGTMNPYQHGEVYVLEDGGEVDLDLGNYERFLDIDMTSDHNITTGKTYQHVIEKERAGDYLGKTVQIIPHITDDIKRRIREAAEGTDVCIIEVGGTVGDIEGMPYLEALRQFAHEEPEENVLFTHVTLVPYSKNGEQKTKPTQHSVKEVRSIGLQPDVIVGRCEDRLDPETKEKIALFCDIPTDAVFSNPDVEDVYHVPLMVEDEGLDQYVLERFGLADEALPEGERANEWREIVTTEKNGDIDIALVGKYDLEDAYMSIHESLKHAGFEVGSDVTVHWVAADELSEGHDGQLEGMDGVIVPGGFGMRGSEGKIQAVRYARENDVPFLGLCLGFQMAVVEYARNVLDFEDAHSAEMEADTPHPVIDILPEQYEVEDMGGTMRLGEHTTVIEPETLAYELYGDTSCSERHRHRYEVNPEYFDEFADEPLVFSGTAGNRMEILELEDHPFFFGTQFHPEYTSRPGQPSPPFLGLVEAVLERTDGEAESEPDDADTDTETEVTH, from the coding sequence ATGCCGACGGAATCGGACACTCATTATGACCCCTCGCTGGGGAACAAGTTCATCTTCGTCACCGGCGGCGTCATGTCGGGGCTCGGCAAGGGGATTACGGCCGCGAGCACCGGCCGTCTCCTGAAAAACGCCGGGTTCGACGTCACCGCGGTGAAGATCGATCCATACCTGAACGTCGACGCAGGAACGATGAACCCCTACCAGCACGGGGAGGTCTACGTCCTCGAGGACGGCGGCGAGGTCGACCTCGATCTCGGGAACTATGAACGGTTCCTCGACATCGATATGACCTCGGATCACAATATTACCACGGGGAAGACCTACCAGCACGTCATCGAGAAGGAACGGGCCGGCGACTATCTGGGCAAGACGGTCCAGATCATCCCGCATATTACTGACGACATCAAGCGCCGCATTCGCGAGGCCGCCGAGGGCACCGACGTCTGTATCATCGAAGTCGGTGGCACCGTGGGGGACATCGAGGGGATGCCCTACCTCGAGGCGCTGCGCCAGTTCGCCCACGAGGAACCCGAAGAGAACGTCCTCTTCACCCACGTCACGCTCGTTCCGTACTCGAAAAACGGCGAGCAGAAGACGAAGCCGACCCAGCACTCGGTCAAGGAGGTCCGTTCGATCGGCCTCCAGCCCGATGTGATCGTCGGCCGCTGCGAGGACCGCCTCGACCCCGAGACCAAGGAGAAGATCGCGCTGTTCTGTGACATTCCCACGGACGCGGTGTTCTCCAATCCCGACGTCGAGGACGTCTATCACGTCCCGCTGATGGTCGAAGACGAAGGACTCGACCAGTACGTTCTCGAGCGCTTCGGGCTGGCCGACGAGGCCCTGCCGGAGGGCGAGCGCGCCAACGAGTGGCGCGAGATCGTCACGACCGAGAAAAACGGCGATATCGACATCGCGCTGGTCGGCAAGTACGACCTCGAGGACGCGTACATGTCGATTCACGAGTCGCTCAAACACGCCGGCTTCGAGGTCGGCAGCGACGTCACCGTCCACTGGGTCGCGGCCGACGAATTGAGCGAGGGCCACGACGGCCAACTCGAGGGAATGGACGGTGTCATCGTCCCCGGTGGCTTCGGGATGCGCGGCTCTGAAGGCAAGATCCAGGCGGTCCGGTACGCCCGCGAGAACGACGTTCCCTTCCTGGGCCTGTGTTTGGGCTTCCAGATGGCCGTCGTCGAGTATGCCCGGAACGTGCTCGATTTCGAGGACGCCCACTCCGCGGAGATGGAAGCGGACACGCCGCATCCGGTCATCGACATCCTGCCCGAACAGTACGAGGTCGAAGACATGGGTGGGACAATGCGATTGGGCGAGCACACGACCGTAATCGAACCCGAGACGTTGGCCTACGAGCTTTACGGTGACACGTCCTGTTCCGAGCGTCACCGCCACCGCTACGAGGTCAACCCCGAGTACTTTGACGAGTTCGCGGACGAACCGCTCGTCTTCTCCGGCACCGCGGGCAACCGGATGGAAATCCTCGAACTCGAGGACCACCCGTTCTTCTTCGGGACGCAGTTCCACCCCGAGTACACGTCCCGACCCGGACAGCCGAGTCCGCCCTTCCTCGGGCTGGTCGAGGCCGTCCTCGAGCGGACCGACGGCGAGGCCGAGAGCGAACCCGACGACGCGGACACCGACACCGAAACGGAGGTAACCCACTGA
- a CDS encoding PRC-barrel domain-containing protein, translating to MSDILAENLSGKSVMGSDGTELGLLYNITMDLKSGKLHDLVIEPDEELSRRAVDFELDDAGHFLVPVNRVQAVKDYIVVQR from the coding sequence ATGAGCGATATACTCGCTGAAAACCTCTCGGGGAAGTCCGTCATGGGGTCTGACGGCACCGAGCTCGGACTGCTCTATAACATCACGATGGATCTGAAATCCGGCAAACTTCACGATCTCGTTATCGAGCCCGACGAGGAACTGTCGCGGCGTGCAGTCGACTTCGAACTCGACGACGCCGGCCACTTTCTCGTTCCCGTTAACCGCGTCCAAGCGGTGAAAGACTACATCGTCGTCCAGCGCTAA
- a CDS encoding NOB1 family endonuclease encodes MYVLDSSAFIHDFHTTEQTATIPLVREELKDESAYRYDAMEGSGMHIHIPNDDTTEKVERAARESGDLEVLSDTDVRLVAASFELDATLVTDDYAMQNVAEKLNVAVEVIAREGIDEQRHWKYQCQGCGREFDEEKDRCPICGSELARKNPS; translated from the coding sequence ATGTACGTTCTCGACTCCTCCGCTTTTATCCACGACTTCCATACAACAGAACAGACTGCAACCATCCCACTCGTCCGCGAGGAACTCAAGGACGAGAGCGCCTATCGCTACGACGCGATGGAAGGCTCCGGGATGCACATTCACATTCCCAACGACGATACCACTGAGAAGGTCGAGCGCGCGGCCCGGGAATCCGGCGACCTCGAGGTCCTCTCGGACACCGACGTTCGCCTCGTCGCGGCGAGTTTCGAACTCGACGCCACCTTGGTGACCGACGACTACGCGATGCAAAACGTCGCGGAGAAGCTCAACGTCGCGGTTGAGGTGATCGCCCGGGAGGGAATCGACGAACAGCGCCACTGGAAGTATCAGTGTCAGGGCTGTGGCCGCGAGTTCGACGAGGAGAAAGACCGGTGTCCGATCTGCGGGTCGGAGCTGGCACGGAAGAACCCCTCGTAG
- a CDS encoding cyclophilin-like family protein, which produces MTELRVTVDDRDLEAVWTDNAPETRAALEDALSASGESTRWGDELYFDLSLDAPPENACEVVPEGAIAYWPVGEKLCLFWGETPASEGDEPRAAAPVTVVARVTEREPLENLESGGRVRLERSGE; this is translated from the coding sequence ATGACCGAGCTACGCGTGACCGTCGACGACCGCGACCTCGAGGCCGTCTGGACCGATAACGCGCCCGAAACAAGGGCCGCACTCGAGGACGCATTGTCCGCCTCGGGAGAGTCGACGCGCTGGGGCGACGAACTCTACTTCGATCTCTCGCTCGACGCACCGCCCGAGAACGCCTGCGAAGTCGTCCCCGAGGGCGCGATCGCCTACTGGCCGGTCGGAGAGAAACTGTGTCTGTTCTGGGGCGAGACGCCGGCCAGTGAGGGCGACGAGCCACGCGCCGCCGCACCTGTGACCGTCGTCGCGCGCGTTACCGAGAGAGAACCGCTCGAGAATCTCGAGAGCGGGGGACGGGTTCGCCTCGAGCGGAGCGGTGAGTGA
- the infB gene encoding translation initiation factor IF-2 has translation MSDTDTRDPTSLRTPIVAVLGHVDHGKTSLLDKIRGSAVIEGEAGAITQHIGATAVPLDIISTIAGELVDPDDFDLPGLLFIDTPGHHSFTTLRSRGGALADIAILVVDVNDGFQPQTLEALDILRRSETPFIVAANKIDTVPGWNPNEDSPINDTYESQSERVRERLDESLYEIIGNLSDEGFSADLYWRVQNFQRNVGVVPVSAMTGEGVPDLLTVMMGLSQRYMKEEMEIDVAGPGVGTVLEVKEEKGFGTTIDMVLYDGTIQSDDQIVVGGQNEPIVTDVRALLQPRPLAEIRTESRFEKVDEVSAATGIKVAAPELADAMAGAPVRVVRDRDVDEVVEEVQAELADIAVDTAEEGVVVKADTLGSLEAMADALGDAEVPIVRAEVGDIAPRDVSVASTAEDGKQKAILGFNVDILDDAEQRAEMEDVTIFADEVIYQLIEEYEEYVEGIERAQQDTILENITRPARFRILPDHTFRQNDPAVVGVEVNSGTIQNNANVVSFEGNKPDRVGQVKGIQEQGEDVDEARAGNRVSVAIDGPTVGRQIEEDDELWIEIPEKHAKILEQELASEIPGDELEALNMYLDKQRSRDPFWGK, from the coding sequence ATGTCGGACACGGATACACGCGACCCCACATCTCTCAGAACGCCGATCGTCGCCGTCCTCGGACACGTCGATCACGGCAAGACAAGTCTCCTCGATAAAATCCGCGGCTCCGCGGTCATCGAGGGCGAAGCAGGCGCGATTACCCAGCACATCGGCGCGACCGCCGTCCCGCTGGACATCATCTCCACGATCGCGGGCGAACTCGTCGACCCGGACGACTTCGACCTCCCTGGCCTCCTCTTCATCGACACGCCGGGTCATCACTCCTTTACCACGCTGCGCTCCCGCGGGGGCGCGCTGGCCGACATCGCTATCCTCGTCGTCGACGTCAACGACGGCTTCCAGCCCCAGACGCTCGAGGCCCTGGACATCCTCCGGCGCTCTGAAACCCCGTTCATCGTCGCGGCGAACAAGATTGACACCGTTCCCGGCTGGAACCCCAACGAGGACTCGCCGATCAACGATACGTACGAGTCCCAATCCGAGCGCGTGCGCGAGCGACTCGACGAGAGCCTCTACGAGATCATTGGCAACCTCTCCGATGAGGGCTTCTCCGCCGACCTCTACTGGCGGGTTCAGAACTTCCAGCGCAACGTCGGCGTCGTCCCCGTTTCGGCGATGACTGGCGAGGGGGTCCCTGACCTCCTGACCGTCATGATGGGCCTCTCCCAGCGCTATATGAAAGAGGAGATGGAGATCGACGTCGCCGGCCCCGGCGTCGGCACCGTCCTCGAGGTCAAAGAGGAGAAAGGGTTCGGGACGACGATCGACATGGTCCTCTACGACGGGACGATCCAGTCGGACGATCAGATCGTCGTCGGCGGACAGAACGAGCCCATCGTTACCGACGTGCGCGCGCTGCTCCAGCCGCGTCCGCTGGCCGAAATCCGAACCGAGAGCCGGTTCGAGAAAGTCGACGAAGTATCGGCGGCAACCGGGATCAAGGTCGCCGCGCCCGAGCTCGCCGACGCGATGGCCGGTGCGCCGGTCCGGGTCGTCCGTGACCGCGACGTCGACGAGGTCGTCGAGGAAGTCCAGGCCGAACTCGCAGACATCGCCGTCGACACTGCCGAAGAGGGCGTCGTCGTCAAGGCAGATACGCTGGGCAGTCTTGAGGCGATGGCTGACGCCCTTGGCGACGCCGAGGTGCCGATCGTCCGCGCGGAGGTCGGCGACATTGCACCGCGGGACGTCTCGGTCGCCTCGACAGCCGAGGACGGGAAACAGAAGGCCATTCTCGGATTCAATGTCGACATCCTCGACGACGCCGAGCAGCGCGCGGAGATGGAGGACGTGACGATCTTCGCGGACGAGGTCATCTACCAGCTCATCGAGGAGTACGAGGAGTACGTCGAGGGGATCGAACGGGCCCAGCAGGACACCATCCTCGAGAACATCACGCGACCCGCTCGGTTCCGGATCCTGCCGGATCACACCTTCCGACAGAACGACCCCGCAGTCGTCGGTGTCGAGGTGAACTCAGGGACGATCCAGAACAACGCGAACGTGGTCTCGTTCGAGGGCAACAAGCCCGACCGCGTCGGCCAGGTGAAGGGGATCCAGGAGCAGGGCGAGGACGTCGATGAGGCCCGCGCGGGCAATCGCGTCTCGGTCGCCATCGACGGTCCCACCGTCGGCCGCCAGATCGAGGAGGACGACGAACTCTGGATCGAGATTCCCGAGAAACACGCGAAGATTCTCGAGCAGGAACTGGCGAGCGAGATTCCCGGCGACGAACTCGAGGCGCTAAACATGTACCTCGACAAGCAACGCAGTCGGGACCCCTTCTGGGGCAAGTAG